The Siniperca chuatsi isolate FFG_IHB_CAS linkage group LG17, ASM2008510v1, whole genome shotgun sequence genomic sequence TGAGTTGCTAGCTAACGTTCAGCATTTGCTATGAGCTTGACTTCGTGACAAACTGTTAATGAAACTCACCAAATGTTAACAAGCCTTTCTTGAAAACAACTTCACACGCACGTTTGTCCTTTTAATTAATGCAGTGACACAACTTACAGATCAATAATACACCGATAAAGGGTGGGGGCCGAGCAACAACACGAGAAACGGCGTCACCCACTTCCgggtttgaaaaaaataaataaaagcactgctctaatttcaaaataaaagtccgaTCTCTGGAACATATGGAAGAAAAATACTGTGCCTGGAGGTATTTAGTAGTACTGTTTTATTATGATAAtggacagtggtggaagaggtATTTACACcctttacttaattaaaagttgaaatattaCACCATAAAAACATTCCACCTACAGAGGTAAAAGTGAGTactacttaaaatatcaaacgTGAAGGTACTGAGGGCCCTTAGagtgttatattgttatatatcatattattggaatatCATTATTGATGAATTAACATGTAAGCcccattttaatgttgcagataaatgtagtggtaTAAaaattttcctctgaaatgtagtggagtaaacgTATAAGGCTGCATAAAATAGACAAGTATCTTAAAATGGTACTTAAGTGCTGTACTACTGAGTAAATTATAAATATTGTGATAGATGCCTAAAAAAAGGGAACATTTTCAACTATGATTTCTCTTGTTTTGAATGAAGTTGGTGTATAGATACAATAATCTGAAGTAAACGTTTTTTcttgtgttgatgttttaaatgttgatgGTTTAAATATACAGTTCAAAAAGATTCAAATATTaactttttgttgtcttttgtgttttgtttttttttctatgcaAATTAATCACAGTCAGGCAGCCACAGTCGGTCAGTCAGATTTAACCACGCAATTAAAATAGCCTGCCTATTATAATATTTCTATGCTATGGTAAGACACCGCAAATACTGCAAGCACTTAAACAGCACCACACCACTATTGTTGAACAAGACAAATACGGCAGAATTAAtgacaaaacatgtttattgatatcagcaaaaatacacaatattctGTAGATCTGTTGCAAGGTTAGGGTCAATTTAGTTTAAGCAAATtctattcaaaataaaatgaaaatataaatgaatttaCTGCAACCCTGCTGCACCAGTATGTTTACGTAGTCCaatgaaaatctgatttaactgtgatattaatagCACAAGAAAGTATGATTTTATCTACGAGCAACAGTAGCTGTTAATATCACAAGGTTTTTAGAATAAATGAGCCTCAACAGTTGTTTTAAGCTCTTAAAGTAGCTGGTTGGTTCATATTTCACTTCTAGGTGGAAGCCTGGATTAAATTTCTAACCCATAATGTCACCAATACAAACAAAAGTAACTGCTTTAATCACCATTTAAATtcaagaaaatatttcaaaagcaTGCTTATGTACATTATAAAAAAGCAGTATAAAGTTTTATTGCATACAATATCTTGAAAATTATTCCAGAGTACATGAATTGAACTTAATAACTACAACTAGAAACTAAAGAACTAATAATTGAAAACTAAGAGAGTTGAAGTGTTTCAGCACAAATCCAGGGGCTCACATAATTGGACAGCTCTCCATTCTGGCTCCAGTCTAAGAGGAAAGATTGACAAAGTTACTATCATCACACACAAatcaattcaaaataaacactttgatctttaaatacagaaaagcactCGTGCTTCAGCCTCCAAGAGTAGCTGAACTATTTGTTTGCTTTCTAAAAGTTTAAAAGGAAGTCATATATCAGCTGTATGTGTTGCGGTGCCCACCTTGCGAGGAGTGCTGCTGCTGAACACGTAGGAGTGCGGCAGTAAACCCTCGGAGATGCCTCCGCTGCGGAAGGAGCGGGAGGCTGAGGTCACCGAGCAGTTGCTGGATTTGTCTGAAGGAAGTCCGCAGGAGCCGCAGACCACCGTCCGGCTCCGCAGGTTGTACTCACTGTCCCCACAGGTGCTGTGAGCCACCTGCTGAGGCAAAGAGACAGATTCAGTACTAATATTAGACCATTAAATACGAACACACTGAAAATCTGCTTCTACGTGTTTGATTGTTGTAATCCTGTGGTGAAAACACAATGGGAGAGAGACTTACAGAAGAATATCTTTAGGGTATGCAGAATTGTTCGCtaaacaattagttgatcaacagcaactattttgataattgattaatcacttGAGTCATTTTTGCCAAATATTCCCTGGTAGtagcttcttaaatgtgtaggtttgctgcttttctttgacttACATGATAGCaaaatgaatatcttttggactgttggtcttacaaaacaagcaataccAATATGTCTCTTTTGGCTGTGGAAAATTTTAATgggcattttttactattttcttaAATGTCAGTGCAAATAGCCAATATCCAATATTgacattaaaggtccagtgtgtaggatttagtagcatcttgcagtgaaattgcagtttgcaaccatttgaacaccgctcgcctcaccctccccttccaagcgtgtaggagaaactacagtggccgcgaaaCCCGCGAAAAACGCGAatggccctctctagagccagtgtttggtttgtccgttctgggctactgtagaaacatagcagtgcaacatggtgacctccgtagaaggggacctgctccctctgtagataaaaacagcttattctaaggtagtgaaaacacaacagttcttatgttcaggtgattatacattaagtaaaacatacttatataaTTCATATTCCAAtaactcctcctaaatgtttcacactggacctttatttaatttaacagGACAATCTCTGCCTGATCTGTTTTACTATCCCAAGCACTCAGATTGATTGCTCAGTGTTAAAATAGCTAATTTAATATTTCTGGGATGCTGAAAAGCACTGTTTAGTGTTTAGTGGGTCTGATTCAATGTGCATCAGCTCCATTTATCATGAAAATTGCCTTTTGATCCTGCAGATTTCTgtgttatgtgtatatatgttatCAATACAATTTCTCTCACCAtgtcatcatcttcttcttcaaaCTGTATGCGGGTGACCTTCCTCATTGCCATTTCCTGGAggaaaaaatattacagtatttatttatttatttatttatgcccATTTCTGACACTTAGTGAATAGAGCTTGATGTTAGCACTGTGGCCATAATAAAATTTAATGTAATCATAGTACTTTAGGCTTAAATAAAGTGTCTATCAAATACTATAAGTTTGACTGGTAAATTTAAAATACCTCTCCATTGGCACTGATCAGGGTGGTCTGGAACAGGTCTCCGGTGCCCCAAGAGGCCTGAGTCTTCCACACCAGGTCAGAGGGAGGATTGTGGGTTCCACCAGCACCAGAGGCCCAGATCTAAAGATACAGTAGGGTGAGGTTTCTGTAACTGTCTTCATCACTGTGCTGACTTGTGATTATGCTGAGTAAAGGCGCTGCTTACCGTGACCCTCTGGCCAGCCTTCAAGGTGAATTTTACCGGGAACTTGAAGATGATTGGAGCACCGGTTCCCACCTGCCGCTTCACCTGCCAGTTCCCCATATTCTGATCCTGATGGTTGGATAAAAAGTCATGGTGTCAAATCCTCCAAGTAATATTCTCCCTCAGCagataatgaattaataatctggccctgtaaaactgcaacttCGTGTCTGTGGCTTCaaatgagggagagaggtcTATTTTATTCCAATAACATGTAATATAACGTCAGAAAAACTGTAGACAACATGCTCGTGTTGACCAACCACACAGTGTGCAACTGGAGCAGAAAGAGCAACTAGTTTCCATCACAAGGCCACTACAAATTAGCAGTTTACCATTTTATTCATCTTCTCACCTCATCTGCTTTGTTGCTGAGTCTGACATATTTCCCATCCAGGTCCACCTCGTCCACAGTGACCCGTCCGCTGGCTGAGGCCTGCTGGGTGATGCGAGTACGGGCCACAGCTCCACCTGCAAAGCTCGAAGCCTCGCTGTCGGTGTCGTTGGGGCGACGCCTCTTGGCAGGAGAGCTCAGAGCGCTGCAGTGGACTGATCGAGAGTGAGCTCCTGAAGTAGAGGAACGACTTCCTGTCATTTTGGTGGGCGGGGGGCTGGGGGAGAGACGCAGCCTGCAGGAATggacatgatgatgattattaaacgagggtaaaaaaaaaaaaagtgtgagagGCTAAAAGTGTGAGGGGTTACTGCAAAACTCTTATTATATTTtacctctgctcctctccctccagCAGCTTCCTGTAAGCGCATATCTCCATATCCAGAGCCAGCTTGACGTCCAGGAGCTCCTGGTACTCATCCAGCTGCTGTTGCATTTGCTGTCTCATCTCGGccatttctctgtctttctctccgaGCATGCGACGAGTGGTGTCCCGTTCCCGAGACAGGGCGTCCTCCAGGTCCCTTATCTTCTCCTCGCGGGCCGCCAACTGTATCAGATAGAAGAATCACACAGTTATTGTCAGGTCAAAATTAGACATGTAAGTCTGAAAACACAACTTCAGAGGAACAGGAGGGGCTGATCACATAGGTCAACCCCTGCAACAGTTGGATGACCGCTAACCACGCgcattaaaaatataaagtaattattgaTATCATTTTGGATGAAGATAAGGGCTAAGTGACATTTGGCCATATAATgagtattatactgtactgtactgtatgttttgttaaGTCCAGTCAAAAGGTGGTGAAAAGTGTTTATTTGTtcttagaaaataaaaaaactaacagGAAAATCTgattcaaatgtgaaaaatcaaCATTTCAAATCAACTGAACTTTTAAATGAACAACTGAACTTTATATAgagtatacattttttaaatcttaatttaCGTAAATGTAAACAatcttgtgttttgaatttacaaaacatacattCACATGAGTTTTTGTTTCGCTTCAAAATTAGGAAACCATCACCAACCCTGAATGTGATCAGTGTAAGCTGCTCATTTCAGATCACCTGTTTCTGCAGTTGGCTGAGCTGAGAGGACATGGACTCCAGGCGGATTCGTGTCTGCTGGAGCTCCTCATGTGCTGCTCCAACCAGGTTGCTGCTCCGGTCAGCTGACTGACGGGCATTTTCcagctgacagaaagaaacaaggcagaagatgaataaaataatCGATTAACTCTGCATTCTGAATCTCATTTTGCTTCATTAGTACCAGTTTGTGAAACTGCATGCCTGCTGCAAATGAACTGTCCAGTCAAAACAGTCTGATGGATTCCTATCGTATGATGTTTGGATGTTTTGGATATTTATTCTGTGCtatttgtcatgtgactgattCTGCTTCTCTTCCACTGAAGACCACAATATAAAACAAGTGTTGTAAAGTAATCCTCTCTTCTTTCCGAGTTCAGTTTTTTTACTACATAACAACATTAAATTGATGGTCTACCTTGGCATTGTAGGTCTTCTCAATCTCATCTTTGTACATTTTGATCTGCTGTTCGTGCTGGTTACGCATCTCCACCAGCGCCTCCGCCAACTTGCTTTCAAAATCCTGCTGATGGCCATTGTCCAACTCAACCACACGAGACTCATAACGCCGCTTTGTCTCCCGCAGTTCCTGTTGGAGAATTATCAACAAATCACTCCCAAAtacaaatatatgttttttgaaGTAACAGGCGGATGCTGATTtgataaaaggggaaaaaaagaagtggagaaagtgaaagttcctttttttaaataattcattgatgatgataataacttTTCTCAAGGGGTCTGACCTCAGAGTGGAGGTTCTTCTGAAACTCCAGCTCCTCTTTGAGGGTCTGGATGCGATTCTCTCCATCCACCCTCCTCAGCATCTCGTCCTGCAGCTTCTTCCTGGCATCGCCCAAACTGGTGTCCAGCTAAGAAAGCACAGCAGGAACTGAATATTAGTACAAAGCAATGCACAAACATTCGCATAAACATGCCGCAGAGTGCAGAAATATGCAGTAAATATAGTAAGAGGGCATGAGAGTAGGGAGACTGTTCTTTAATCAAAATGTCTGAGCTCAGGCAGCCATGACAGAAAGATTCTTCCCTGCTGAAGTCAGCAAATTTTGCTCACGCAGACACACATGAATACTGAATTCAagaattttcacattttatttttactcaagaaAAGTATGTAAATCCTGGGCTTGTGAGGCCTTTTCAGAActcaaaaactcaaaaataaataGCTAGTGGTAAAGGAAAAAATAGGGTTGTAGCTGGGTCATTTGACAAGCTGACATTTATAATCATGAAGTGGAAAACACAGAGGTTTATGAAGGACAAACTAAGAGTTGGTGAGGCTAACTGCAGAAATATTGGCACCAGATGTGTTTCTACTGAGTTTTAAATTGAGCGTGGGTTTGAGTTTACCTTGGCAACCTGCGTTTTCAGGTCCCTGTTTTCTACCTCGAGGTTACGCTTCTCTCCCAGAGCCGTACTCAAGGACGCATCCTTCGAGTTCAGCAGAGCCTCCAGGTCTTTGAGCCTCTGCAACGCTCCAGCCAAGTCTGACTCCTTTTTGGTGTTCCTGTAAAGAGAAAGAGTCTCAGATGTTAAGTTGCATCTTCCTGGATGTGTTTATACTATTGATATAGGATATTCCAGTGAATAGAATAGGGATAGACATCCATTTTGCTTTGTAACTTAAGAACCAAGTGGAAACTGAACTACTACGGTTTCATTTGCACagtcaaattaaacaaatatgagCTATTTTTGAATGAGGATGTAGCCTGGATGAAATAGAAACAGGGGAAAGACCTTGGTGCATATGACTCATAGACCACAACGATCTGCATCCAATCCCGTGTTTCTGGTAGCCACAAGCCACAGCCGTTGGTGTTTAGCTGAGACGCTGCCATGGCAACGGCTTGGCTTTGCCAAACAAACGCCCATCGTCTCAATATTTATGGAAAAATAATGGCAGCAAGAGTGGAGCCCTCTCAACACTGCCACGTATTATGTGTATAATGATTACTTTGGTGAAGGAGGAGCAACTGGGGAAAGAGTTAGTCATCAGGCTCTGGATGTGGCAGCATGGGAAGGAGTCGACATAGAAGTCCAACATCAAACTGCAGTGAGCAATGAGGAGGGTATGCTAAAGCTAGGGAGTGGCCCCGGCAGCAGGGCAACACTGCTCTCAGAGTGACAGCAAAGGTTATGTAAGCATCAGCTATTAAGAACTAATGAGTGTGTTCTGCTGCTGTGGATCCCATGCAGAAATGTTTTAGATATTAAGACTGCAATCACAAAACCCTCTAACTCTTAATGGGCAAATGGAAGCCTTTAACTGATAATAAGGGCTGAAAAAAGGGGATTTCAGAAGCCTTGGGGCAGCTATTTCCTCTCATGATCATCAGATAAACAAAATATCTGGGTCAGTAGTGTCTTTTCATTTTGGTTAAAGGGTATACCAGGctgatatgttttatttttgacgAAAAACCTTTATAATCTTGGAAAAGAAGCAACTAGTTACACAAGTTGTGCTCTGTTATGCGTTCTCCTGTAACAACTGTAGAATAAATAATCCTGTTAATTGATGTCTACAGTTATATTGTAAGTACTTTCCAAGAAAGTTTGTTAATTCTGACTTTAAAGCTAGACAGCAAACTAACTCAGTATTATGAATTACCAGTAACAACAtataaagtttgctaacatggGCCACCattagctactggtcataccagaccacgTGAGGCTGTAACAGCAAAACttctgagtgtattgaattgagtaaaggtgcgttttattgcttatgaactcagctttttatttgtaagaggaaTATTATGAATGttatttcatcttttaaaaatctCACTTTAATTGTGAAGAAACTACATCTCACAAGCACACATGGGTGCTTTTAAGGAATTCAAATGTGCTGAGAGACCCCTAAAAACACCCCCATCCCACCCTGTTTGAAAAtattcctccttttttctccactagcaccactcctgcacacacatgcatagaaAACACTATAGAAAATGCTGTCAGATTTAGATTTGGATCAGAGTGATGTGCTGCACCTCACCTTGCTTTCAGCTCCTTGTGGTCCTCTCGCAGCTTGCCCAGCTCCAGCTGCAGACGTGCTCGCTCTTTGGCCACAGAGTCCAGAGTCTGACGGGCATCTGCCAGCTCGGTTTCATAAGCGGCCTTGAGGCCCGTCAGCTCCCGGCTGACCTCTGTCTCTGACTCAGTTATGCGCAGACGGAGGCCAGCATTCTCAGTCTCCAGAAAGCGCACCTTGTCGATGTACACGGCCAGCCGATCGTTGAGGTTGGACAGGTCCTCCTTCTCCTGGAGCCGAGTGATGCGGTTGGGGGATAGTGGTGTGTTCGCACCTCGGGGAGTGTTTTTGGGTGTCGCCATTGCACTtatctttccagaaacagaCATGGTTATCAACTTAATTATTgtgaaagtttgtttttcatacACAATAAATTTTATTCTGATGTACATATGCTAATACTGGCATTGTTTGTACAATAAAAAACAGGACTTCATGGGAGGAAAGTTAACATTCACcagttattataaaaataaatccagaaaacaatgattaaaaacatgcTTAATTTATccataaaagtacatttttacttttaaggaAAAGTGCATCTGTGAACTTCCATACGAGTATAACAAAGTCATAACTGCAAGTTTAgaattgaaaagaaaacaaaattcaatttTCAGAAACTTCCATCTTTTCTGAGTGCAGTggcacaaaacatacaaaaaacaaagagtaTACTTAATCAAGAGACATGGGAGGGGTTTTCGACTCCACCCAAACATCAAAGTAATGTCCTAGCACTAAAGATGTCAACTTTGACGGGAAGATTTACCTTTTTAAAGGTTGTCAGAAGTGAGAAAACTCTGCTCCGAGGATATTCGTAGACTTAtgtgttgattttctttgttatcTTGTGATCAGAGTGTCCCTCTTAGTTCTCCAACACTGTTCAGTCTGTTACTGCGCTGTCTGCAAATCCATCTGTGAGTGCCCATGTAGGAAAGAATgagatgggaggagaggagggccTCAAGTTTGGCACTTGGTAGGTGGTtgttccttctctctctctctctctctctctctctctcccactgtaATGGGTGTGCAGTCTGAATGAGTGAGTCACACTCTactcaaagaaacacacaatgcCATGTGATACATACAAGGGACAATTTTAAGCAGATCTATTGTCTGAGAGTTGAGTTCTGCTCGTTTACAGTGTTTGAATCGAACCTCACTGCTCTTACTTCTCCATAAAGTTAAAATGAAGAGGTTATATAAGAGGTTTTAGACTGTTTTAACCCTTAAATACAGAACTGGAGTTTTCAGATCTTGAAGCCTCTTTTTATGAATACTGACTCGAGATAACCTAAGCTAAATTACTTCCTTACTCTTCAATTAAAACGTCTAAAAGGTCAGTTCAGTTTCAGGAATGTGTTTCTTACACACTTCTATCAGCTTTGATAAAACGTCCCTGTCTCAAGAGATTCTCAACTGCCTCATATAAGTTTAATAAAAAGTAATGTATTACTGGTTTTCTTTTGCAAACGTATGCTTATAAGGATGTTTTAACCAATTTAAACCTAAGTGGCCTGCTAGTGAGCAAAGAAAAAGGGCTGAGTTTTgttaaatgtgtataaaaagaTGCACAACATCATCTAGAATATGTATTTCCATTTAGTTGGCATGGTACGACCATAAAAAATATTGAGTCTTGGGTCTGAGTATTTCACTCACTGCAAACATCATATACTGTGGCTTCAATGAAGAGTTGGGACAAGCTGATAGACTACCGATTATATATGTGATACCATCAGTCAGTGTGGAAtaagtagattttttttcaaaccttAAAGCTACTCAATTGGtaataaaagaggaaaactTGATGTTCTGGGGTTTTAAAAGGTCAATTAAGCTTCAGGAATGTATTTATTACATATTCCCATCAAATGGCCAGATCCTAGTTCATGGTTTAATTTTGCAAACTTATGCTTACAaggaatttattcatttattagcAGTTTTGATATCAGTCAATCAACACCCACTTATCAAGAGACATTTTCAGTGAACAACACAATTAATTATTAAGATTTGCTGGATATGCTGGACCCTGCTGTTGTGAACGTGTCTTTTTGAGGGTGCTTCCCAAAcgttttggcttgtgacccctcgTCACAGGTTTTGGCCTCAGTGTGGACATGagagagatttgttttcatacatttgttttctttttgtatatatatatatatatatatatacatatatatatatatatatatacacacacacacatatatataatatatatatatatatatatacatatatatatatatatatatatatatatatatatatatatacatatatacatatatatatatacatacatatacatatatacatatatacatatatatatatatatatatatatatatatatatatatatatacatatatacatatatatatatatatatatatatatatatatatatatatatatatatatatatatatatatatatatatatatatatacatatatatatatatatacactatatatatatatacatatatatatacatatacatatatatatatatatatatatatatatacatatatatatatatatatatatatatatatatatatatatatatatatatatatatatatatatatatatatatatatatatatagttttatttgagGGATTTCCACAGACCCAAAGAGGTTAAAGTATTTAGAAAATACTTAAGCCTATATGCACgtatgtgtgtacataatgtataataataacagtCCCTAACATATTTGtccagctttgttgtccttgttcttAGCtgttatgtctatttctgtctaagtacattgagagcaatgaaaaaacggagtcaaattccttgtatgtgtacacacatttgGCCAATAGcctaaagctgattctgattcatcgATTTAAAGCTATTCATTGTTCACCATGCAGCTCAGCAGTGTGACTGCATGTCATGGGAAATCTCACTGTCaccaaatgaaaatacagtgaaactcagatgttaattaaaaaacttaatttgtgaatttattaaaacatttaaaagggGAGAAGTGTTTAGATCTCAGTCGTGGTTATTTTTATTCGCTGAGGACATCGGGCCTGCTGACAGATGCACCATCGCCACCCTCTGGCTGAATTTGATGGAAAGGTTGACAGTGACTGCAGAAAGACAACGTGATCCCCTCTAACTGTTCTTCACCTCAGTCTGTCTTCTCATTTTGAAGTAGTACTAGCTGTCAAACACGACATAAAACTCTGAATTATGAGAAGCGAAAGCGCGTTTGTGGCACgaaatggacatttttttgtcatgtggTTTGTGGGAAAACCCGTATTGGATCTCTGCGGTCACCTGGGCAAAAAGTGCCGCCGAGGAGCTGATTGTCAGCGTATGCCTGTTAGATAAATACGGTACAGATGAATATGATTGCCTGGAAGAAATATATAACACTGATTCAAACGCTCAAGGCAAATAATCCATCCATATGCGAGatgaaatgcagaaataaaccGAGAACAGACGCGATCATCCGTTTCTAACCACCAAACTCTTTGCATCCGAGGAGTCGTGTGAACACTAGGTTACACTCTCTGAAATCTTACAAAGGCAAAGCAACCATttcagtaattaaaaaaaacattaacttcatcTATAACAAAACGTACTAATAGTCCACTCCATATCTTATTGAGCGCATGTCGCAGCCCGCAGCTTAGCGCGGATAAACAGCAGCTGTGCGCAGCAGAGCAACAAAAAGGAAACCAAGGACAAAAAGATTTCCAACTAACTATTCTAAAGGAAATACTCTTATATCCGTGCATCCAGCAGCTGATCTAAAAGACTTTAACGATCTTGACCCCCCCGACCGGAGCACCACCATCTCTTGTGAAGCTGCGTAAAAAGCCGGagtgtttggggttttttttgttgttttccgcACAGACGCAGACGGCTCCGTCCTGCTCAGCAGCGGCCTCCATTTTAGCTCCTTGCCCGGTCGGTGCCTCACGTGTCCTGGACTGTCTTCCTCACATGACCCGTGTGTTTGTCCCCGTGATCAGCGCTTCCATCTCCGTAAATCAGTGTCGTTGAATATCGGCGTTTTACACCCGCAAAACCTTCATGGATATGCTGGAGCAGAGTCTGGACAGCTCGGCGAGGTGAGAGGCTGCTGCCCGCTTCCTGCTCAGCCATGGCTCCCACCACGGCCTAAAACCTTTTTCTCCTTGCAACGCAACGCTCTGTTAATAACCTGCATGCTCCAGATACTTTGAATATTTGTGCACTGTTTCGTTTTTACCTTCTGGTTGAATCAGTGCCTGTGCAGCTTGCGGGGATGATGCGTTTCGCTTCAGCATCCataaagacattttcagcagaaaCTGTGCGCCCTTTTGCAGATCTGTAACATCACGATTACTGTTGTATTTCCCTGACAACAGAGGCAAATGCACAGCAGCAATTTGTGACTATGTTTCAGGGTAACATGTAATTGCACAGTGCTGTTACTGTACCTGATGCAGCTCTTTCAGGATTAACGTTACAATGCTTAAATTAAACTGCGGGGGGCGGCGAGGTTAGGAGTATTGTAGTTATTTGTGAAGTTTGTCTTACCATGTGCAGCTAATCAAACCACTTAGAGTTGAGTTTTAATTATCAAATAATTGTGATTTCCTTCCTGGAAGTTGCAGGAAACAGGATTTCTGTGACGCTTGCACGCCagttatttattactttatttatgtCTTATCCATCATCTCCTCAGGTGGCCACCCGGGGGCGCTCTTCATCCACAGCTTTTTATGAG encodes the following:
- the LOC122864990 gene encoding lamin-A-like isoform X1 — protein: MATPKNTPRGANTPLSPNRITRLQEKEDLSNLNDRLAVYIDKVRFLETENAGLRLRITESETEVSRELTGLKAAYETELADARQTLDSVAKERARLQLELGKLREDHKELKARNTKKESDLAGALQRLKDLEALLNSKDASLSTALGEKRNLEVENRDLKTQVAKLDTSLGDARKKLQDEMLRRVDGENRIQTLKEELEFQKNLHSEELRETKRRYESRVVELDNGHQQDFESKLAEALVEMRNQHEQQIKMYKDEIEKTYNAKLENARQSADRSSNLVGAAHEELQQTRIRLESMSSQLSQLQKQLAAREEKIRDLEDALSRERDTTRRMLGEKDREMAEMRQQMQQQLDEYQELLDVKLALDMEICAYRKLLEGEEQRLRLSPSPPPTKMTGSRSSTSGAHSRSVHCSALSSPAKRRRPNDTDSEASSFAGGAVARTRITQQASASGRVTVDEVDLDGKYVRLSNKADEDQNMGNWQVKRQVGTGAPIIFKFPVKFTLKAGQRVTIWASGAGGTHNPPSDLVWKTQASWGTGDLFQTTLISANGEEMAMRKVTRIQFEEEDDDMQVAHSTCGDSEYNLRSRTVVCGSCGLPSDKSSNCSVTSASRSFRSGGISEGLLPHSYVFSSSTPRKTGARMESCPIM
- the LOC122864990 gene encoding lamin-A-like isoform X2 — protein: MATPKNTPRGANTPLSPNRITRLQEKEDLSNLNDRLAVYIDKVRFLETENAGLRLRITESETEVSRELTGLKAAYETELADARQTLDSVAKERARLQLELGKLREDHKELKARNTKKESDLAGALQRLKDLEALLNSKDASLSTALGEKRNLEVENRDLKTQVAKLDTSLGDARKKLQDEMLRRVDGENRIQTLKEELEFQKNLHSEELRETKRRYESRVVELDNGHQQDFESKLAEALVEMRNQHEQQIKMYKDEIEKTYNAKLENARQSADRSSNLVGAAHEELQQTRIRLESMSSQLSQLQKQLAAREEKIRDLEDALSRERDTTRRMLGEKDREMAEMRQQMQQQLDEYQELLDVKLALDMEICAYRKLLEGEEQRLRLSPSPPPTKMTGSRSSTSGAHSRSVHCSALSSPAKRRRPNDTDSEASSFAGGAVARTRITQQASASGRVTVDEVDLDGKYVRLSNKADEDQNMGNWQVKRQVGTGAPIIFKFPVKFTLKAGQRVTIWASGAGGTHNPPSDLVWKTQASWGTGDLFQTTLISANGEEMAMRKVTRIQFEEEDDDMVAHSTCGDSEYNLRSRTVVCGSCGLPSDKSSNCSVTSASRSFRSGGISEGLLPHSYVFSSSTPRKTGARMESCPIM